The following coding sequences lie in one Mus musculus strain C57BL/6J chromosome 11, GRCm38.p6 C57BL/6J genomic window:
- the Ezh1 gene encoding histone-lysine N-methyltransferase EZH1 codes for MRKMDIASPPTSKCITYWKRKVKSEYMRLRQLKRLQANMGAKALYVANFAKVQEKTQILNEEWKKLRVQPVQPMKPVSGHPFLKKCTIESIFPGFDSQDMLMRSLNTVALVPIMYSWSPLQQNFMVEDETVLCNIPYMGDEVKEEDETFIEELINNYDGKVHGEEEMIPGSVLISDAVFLELVDALNQYSDEEEDGHNDPSDGKQDDSKEDLPVTRKRKRHAIEGNKKSSKKQFPNDMIFSAIASMFPENGVPDDMKERYRELTEMSDPNALPPQCTPNIDGPNAKSVQREQSLHSFHTLFCRRCFKYDCFLHPFHATPNVYKRKNKEIKIEPEPCGTDCFLLLEGAKEYAMLHNPRSKCSGRRRRRHPVVSASCSNASASAMAETKEGDSDRDTGNDWASSSSEANSRCQTPTKQKASPAPAQLCVVEAPSEPVEWTGAEESLFRVFHGTYFNNFCSIARLLGTKTCKQVFQFAVKESLILKLPTDELMNPAQKKKRKHRLWAAHCRKIQLKKDNNSTQVYNYQPCDHPDRPCDSTCPCIMTQNFCEKFCQCSPDCQNRFPGCRCKTQCNTKQCPCYLAVRECDPDLCLTCGASEHWDCKVVSCKNCSIQRGLKKHLLLAPSDVAGWGTFIKESVQKNEFISEYCGELISQDEADRRGKVYDKYMSSFLFNLNNDFVVDATRKGNKIRFANHSVNPNCYAKVVMVNGDHRIGIFAKRAIQAGEELFFDYRYSQADALKYVGIERETDVF; via the exons ATGAG GAAAATGGATATAGCAAGTCCCCCAACTTCCAAATGCATCACATActggaaaagaaaagtgaaatctgAGTATATGCGGCTTCGACAGCTCAAACGGCTCCAGGCAAATATGGGAGCAAAG GCTCTGTATGTGGCAAATTTTGCAAAGGTTCAAGAAAAAACCCAAATCCTCAATGAAGAGTGGAAGAAACTTCGTGTCCAGCCTGTTCAGCCAATGAAGCCCGTGAGTGGGCACCCTTTTCTGAAAAAG TGTACCATAGAGAGCATTTTCCCAGGGTTCGACAGCCAGGATATGTTGATGCGGTCTCTGAACACTGTTGCACTGGTTCCCATCATGTATTCCTGGTCCCCTCTCCAGCAGAATTTCATG GTGGAAGATGAGACGGTTTTGTGCAATATTCCATACATGGGTGACGAGGtgaaggaagaagatgagacTTTCATCGAAGAGCTGATCAATAACTATGATGGCAAAGTCCACGGTGAAGAAG AGATGATCCCTGGATCTGTGCTGATCAGCGATGCTGTGTTTCTGGAGCTGGTGGATGCCCTCAACCAGTACTCTGATGAGGAGGAGGACGGGCACAACGACCCCTCCGATGGAAAGCAAGACGACAGCAAAGAGGACCTGCCGGTAACAAGAAAACGGAAGCGCCATGCTATCGAAG GCAACAAAAAGAGTTCCAAGAAACAGTTTCCAAATGACATGATCTTCAGCGCCATTGCGTCCATGTTTCCTGAGAATGGTGTCCCTGACGACATGAAGGAGAG GTATCGAGAGCTGACAGAGATGTCAGACCCCAATGCACTTCCCCCTCAGTGCACACCCAACATCGATGGCCCCAACGCCAAGTCAGTGCAGCGGGAGCAGTCTCTGCACTCTTTCCACACCCTTTTCTGCCGGCGCTGTTTTAAATATGACTGCTTCCTTCACC CTTTCCACGCCACCCCAAATGTATATAAGCGCAAGAACAAGGAAATCAAGATTGAGCCAGAACCGTGTGGCACAGACTGCTTCCTTTTGCTG GAAGGAGCAAAGGAGTACGCCATGCTGCACAACCCTCGGTCCAAGTGCTCTGGGCGCCGCCGCCGAAGGCACCCAGTGGTCAGTGCTTCCTGCTCCAATGCATCAGCTTCTGCTATGGCTGAAACTAAAGAAGGAGACAGTGATAGAGACACTGGCAATGACTGGGCCTCCAGTTCTTCAG AGGCTAACTCTCGCTGTCAGACCCCCACGAAACAGAAAGCCAGTCCAGCCCCAGCTCAGCTCTGTGTTGTGGAAGCCCCCTCAGAGCCGGTGGAATGGACCGGAGCCGAAGAATCTCTTTTCCGAGTCTTCCACGGCACCTATTTCAACAACTTCTGCTCAATAGCCAGGCTTCTGGGGACAAAGACATGCAAGCAG GTCTTTCAGTTTGCAGTCAAAGAATCACTTATCCTAAAGCTGCCAACAGATGAGCTCATGAACCCtgcacagaagaagaaaagaaaacacag gtTGTGGGCCGCACACTGCAGGAAAATTCAGCTGAAGAAAG atAACAATTCTACACAAGTGTATAACTACCAACCCTGTGACCACCCAGACCGTCCGTGTGACAGCACATGCCCCTGCATCATGACCCAGAACTTTTGTGAAAAGTTCTGCCAGTGCAGCCCAGACT GCCAGAATCGCTTTCCTGGTTGTCGCTGTAAGACTCAGTGCAATACCAAGCAATGTCCATGCTACTTGGCAGTTCGTGAGTGTGACCCTGACTTGTGCCTCACCTGTGGGGCCTCAGAGCACTGGGACTGTAAGGTGGTGTCTTGCAAAAACTGCAGCATCCAGCGTGGCCTCAAAAAG cACCTGCTGCTGGCCCCTTCCGATGTGGCCGGATGGGGCACCTTCATCAAGGAGTCTGTGCAGAAGAATGAATTCATTTCTGAATATTGTGGTGAG CTCATCTCTCAGGATGAGGCTGATCGTCGAGGGAAGGTCTATGATAAATACATGTCCAGCTTCCTCTTCAACCTCAACAATG ATTTTGTAGTGGATGCTACCCGGAAAGGAAACAAAATTCGCTTTGCAAACCATTCAGTGAACCCCAACTGTTATGCCAAAG TGGTTATGGTGAATGGAGATCACCGCATTGGGATCTTTGCCAAGAGAGCAATTCAGGCTGGCGAAGAGCTCTTCTTTGATTATAG GTACAGCCAAGCTGATGCCCTCAAGTATGTGGGCATCGAGAGGGAAACGGACGTCTTCTAG
- the Ezh1 gene encoding histone-lysine N-methyltransferase EZH1 isoform X1, with product MDIASPPTSKCITYWKRKVKSEYMRLRQLKRLQANMGAKALYVANFAKVQEKTQILNEEWKKLRVQPVQPMKPVSGHPFLKKCTIESIFPGFDSQDMLMRSLNTVALVPIMYSWSPLQQNFMVEDETVLCNIPYMGDEVKEEDETFIEELINNYDGKVHGEEEMIPGSVLISDAVFLELVDALNQYSDEEEDGHNDPSDGKQDDSKEDLPVTRKRKRHAIEGNKKSSKKQFPNDMIFSAIASMFPENGVPDDMKERYRELTEMSDPNALPPQCTPNIDGPNAKSVQREQSLHSFHTLFCRRCFKYDCFLHPFHATPNVYKRKNKEIKIEPEPCGTDCFLLLEGAKEYAMLHNPRSKCSGRRRRRHPVVSASCSNASASAMAETKEGDSDRDTGNDWASSSSEANSRCQTPTKQKASPAPAQLCVVEAPSEPVEWTGAEESLFRVFHGTYFNNFCSIARLLGTKTCKQVFQFAVKESLILKLPTDELMNPAQKKKRKHRLWAAHCRKIQLKKDNNSTQVYNYQPCDHPDRPCDSTCPCIMTQNFCEKFCQCSPDCQNRFPGCRCKTQCNTKQCPCYLAVRECDPDLCLTCGASEHWDCKVVSCKNCSIQRGLKKHLLLAPSDVAGWGTFIKESVQKNEFISEYCGELISQDEADRRGKVYDKYMSSFLFNLNNDFVVDATRKGNKIRFANHSVNPNCYAKVVMVNGDHRIGIFAKRAIQAGEELFFDYRYSQADALKYVGIERETDVF from the exons ATGGATATAGCAAGTCCCCCAACTTCCAAATGCATCACATActggaaaagaaaagtgaaatctgAGTATATGCGGCTTCGACAGCTCAAACGGCTCCAGGCAAATATGGGAGCAAAG GCTCTGTATGTGGCAAATTTTGCAAAGGTTCAAGAAAAAACCCAAATCCTCAATGAAGAGTGGAAGAAACTTCGTGTCCAGCCTGTTCAGCCAATGAAGCCCGTGAGTGGGCACCCTTTTCTGAAAAAG TGTACCATAGAGAGCATTTTCCCAGGGTTCGACAGCCAGGATATGTTGATGCGGTCTCTGAACACTGTTGCACTGGTTCCCATCATGTATTCCTGGTCCCCTCTCCAGCAGAATTTCATG GTGGAAGATGAGACGGTTTTGTGCAATATTCCATACATGGGTGACGAGGtgaaggaagaagatgagacTTTCATCGAAGAGCTGATCAATAACTATGATGGCAAAGTCCACGGTGAAGAAG AGATGATCCCTGGATCTGTGCTGATCAGCGATGCTGTGTTTCTGGAGCTGGTGGATGCCCTCAACCAGTACTCTGATGAGGAGGAGGACGGGCACAACGACCCCTCCGATGGAAAGCAAGACGACAGCAAAGAGGACCTGCCGGTAACAAGAAAACGGAAGCGCCATGCTATCGAAG GCAACAAAAAGAGTTCCAAGAAACAGTTTCCAAATGACATGATCTTCAGCGCCATTGCGTCCATGTTTCCTGAGAATGGTGTCCCTGACGACATGAAGGAGAG GTATCGAGAGCTGACAGAGATGTCAGACCCCAATGCACTTCCCCCTCAGTGCACACCCAACATCGATGGCCCCAACGCCAAGTCAGTGCAGCGGGAGCAGTCTCTGCACTCTTTCCACACCCTTTTCTGCCGGCGCTGTTTTAAATATGACTGCTTCCTTCACC CTTTCCACGCCACCCCAAATGTATATAAGCGCAAGAACAAGGAAATCAAGATTGAGCCAGAACCGTGTGGCACAGACTGCTTCCTTTTGCTG GAAGGAGCAAAGGAGTACGCCATGCTGCACAACCCTCGGTCCAAGTGCTCTGGGCGCCGCCGCCGAAGGCACCCAGTGGTCAGTGCTTCCTGCTCCAATGCATCAGCTTCTGCTATGGCTGAAACTAAAGAAGGAGACAGTGATAGAGACACTGGCAATGACTGGGCCTCCAGTTCTTCAG AGGCTAACTCTCGCTGTCAGACCCCCACGAAACAGAAAGCCAGTCCAGCCCCAGCTCAGCTCTGTGTTGTGGAAGCCCCCTCAGAGCCGGTGGAATGGACCGGAGCCGAAGAATCTCTTTTCCGAGTCTTCCACGGCACCTATTTCAACAACTTCTGCTCAATAGCCAGGCTTCTGGGGACAAAGACATGCAAGCAG GTCTTTCAGTTTGCAGTCAAAGAATCACTTATCCTAAAGCTGCCAACAGATGAGCTCATGAACCCtgcacagaagaagaaaagaaaacacag gtTGTGGGCCGCACACTGCAGGAAAATTCAGCTGAAGAAAG atAACAATTCTACACAAGTGTATAACTACCAACCCTGTGACCACCCAGACCGTCCGTGTGACAGCACATGCCCCTGCATCATGACCCAGAACTTTTGTGAAAAGTTCTGCCAGTGCAGCCCAGACT GCCAGAATCGCTTTCCTGGTTGTCGCTGTAAGACTCAGTGCAATACCAAGCAATGTCCATGCTACTTGGCAGTTCGTGAGTGTGACCCTGACTTGTGCCTCACCTGTGGGGCCTCAGAGCACTGGGACTGTAAGGTGGTGTCTTGCAAAAACTGCAGCATCCAGCGTGGCCTCAAAAAG cACCTGCTGCTGGCCCCTTCCGATGTGGCCGGATGGGGCACCTTCATCAAGGAGTCTGTGCAGAAGAATGAATTCATTTCTGAATATTGTGGTGAG CTCATCTCTCAGGATGAGGCTGATCGTCGAGGGAAGGTCTATGATAAATACATGTCCAGCTTCCTCTTCAACCTCAACAATG ATTTTGTAGTGGATGCTACCCGGAAAGGAAACAAAATTCGCTTTGCAAACCATTCAGTGAACCCCAACTGTTATGCCAAAG TGGTTATGGTGAATGGAGATCACCGCATTGGGATCTTTGCCAAGAGAGCAATTCAGGCTGGCGAAGAGCTCTTCTTTGATTATAG GTACAGCCAAGCTGATGCCCTCAAGTATGTGGGCATCGAGAGGGAAACGGACGTCTTCTAG